The DNA segment CTGGCTGGCGATGCTGACCGGGGTCAAGGTGACCGAGTTCGACCAGGACCTCATCGGACTGCCCGCCGGGCAGGAACAGAAGACCGTGATCGTCCAAGTCGCGCAGGCGGTCTTCGGCTCCTTCGGAGTCGGCGTCATCGTGGTGTCGCTGATGACCGCGCTGATCCTCGCGCTGGCAGCCAACACCGCCTTCAACGGCTTCCCCGTGCTCGGCTCGATCCTGGCTCGCGACGGCTACCTGCCCCGGCAGTTGCACACCCGGGGCGACCGGCTGGCCTACAGCAACGGCATCCTCATGCTCTCGTTGCTCGCCATCGTCCTGGTGATCGTCTACCAGGCCGAGGTCAGTTCGCTGATCCAGCTGTACATCGTGGGGGTCTTCGTCTCGTTCACGTTGAGCCAGACCGGGATGGTGCGGCACTGGACCCGTCATCTGCGCACCGAGACCGATGCGCGGGTCCGTCGGCAGATGAAGCGCTCCCGCGCGATCAACGCCTTCGGGTTGTCGATGACCGGCACGGTCCTGGTCATCGTGCTGCTGACGAAGTTCACCCGGGGCGCCTGGATCGTCTGTATCGCGATGCCGTTGCTGTACGTGCTGATGCAGGCGGTCCGCCGGCACTACGACCGCGTCGCGATGGAGCTCGTGCCGGACGACGACGAGAAGGTCGTGCTGCCGTCGCGGGTCATCGCGCTGGTGCTGGTCTCCAAGATTCACAAGCCGGCTCTGCGGGCACTGGCGTACGCGCGGGCCACCCGCCCGACGGTCCTGGAGGCCATCACGGTGAACGTCGACTCCGAGGAGACCGCTCGGCTCGCCGTCGAATGGGACCGCCGCGACATCCCGGTGCCGCTGAAGGTGCTGGACTCGCCGTTCCGCGAGATCACCCGGCCGATCGTGGAGTACGTCCGCTCGTTGCGCCGCGACAGCCCACGCGACCTGGTGACGGTGTACATCCCGGAGTACGTCGTCGGACGCTGGTGGGAACAGTTGCTGCACAACCAGTCTGCGCTGCGGCTGAAGGGGCGGCTGTTGTTCACCCCGGGGGTCATGGTCGTCAGCGTGCCCTGGCAGCTGGCGTCTTCCGAACGTGTGGCGCGGCGCCCTGAGCCGGAGGGTCCCGGGGCGGTACGGCGCGGTTCGCCGACGGCGGCGGCCGCCGACCGCGTCGTGGAGGCCGAGTACCGGACCCCGCCCGGCCGCGACGCGTGACCTCTCCGCCGGGGGACGGTGGGCTGCAACCCGGTGCCGAGTTCGTCGTCGAGGTCGGACCGGTGGCGCACGGCGGTCACTGTGTGGCGCGGCACGACGGTCAGGTGGTCTTCGTCCGGCACGCGCTGCCGGGGGAGCGGGTCCGGGTGGTGGTCACCGGCGTCGGGGCCCGCGGCCGTTACCTGCGAGCCGACGCCGTCGCCGTGCTCGCCGGCGCGGCCGGGCGCCGTACGCCGCCCTGCCCGCACGCCGGACCAGGGCGCTGCGGCGGCTGCGACTGGCAGCACGCGGTGCCCGAACTGCAGCGCGACCTCAAGGCCGCCGTCGTCCGTGAACAGTTGGAGCGCCTCGGTGGCGTTCACGGCCCGCTGGTCGATGCGATCCAGGTCGAACCTGTCGCCGGTGACGACGGCGGTCTCGGCTGGCGCTCGCGGGTGCGCTGGGGTGTGGACGAGGACGGCAGGCCGGGGCTTCGACGCCACCGTTCGCACGACCTCGAGGTGATCGAGCACTGTCCGCTGGTGACCGCCGGAGTCGACCGGACGGGGGCAAGCCGTACCCGCTGGCCCGCGGCGCAGGAGGTGCACGTCGTGGCGTCGGCGGTGGGCGACCGGGTGGTCACGGCTACTCCCGCGGGGTCACCGCAACCGGCCTTGTCCGGCGATGTCGTCGTGCACACCGGCGGGCCGGCGCCTCGGGTGCGCGAGCGCGCCGCCGGACGGACCTGGCGGGTGAGCGCCACCGGCTTCTGGCAGGCCCATCCCGGTGCCGCCGACGCGTTCGTTGCTGCTGTCGCGGCGTACCTGCAACCGCGTCCCGGCGAGCATCTGCTCGATCTCTATTGCGGCGTCGGGCTTTTCGCCGGTGCGCTGGCGGCATCACTGGGGCCGGGCGGGCGGGTCGACGCGGTCGAGGCGGACGGGCAGGCGTGCGCCGACGCGCGACGCAATCTGCACGACCTGCCGACCGTCCGGCTGCACCACGACCGCGTCGAACGGTGGTGGACGTCGCGCGCTGCCCCGAAGCGCTGCGACCTGGTCGTCCTCGACCCACCGCGTAGCGGCGCGGGTGAGGCCGTGCTGCGCGGCCTGGTACGCCGCCGTCCGCGGGCCGTCGCGTACGTCGCGTGCGACCCCGCCGCGCTGGCTCGCGACGTCCGGACGATGGGCAGCTTCGGGTATGTCCTGCAGGCGGTCCGAGCCTTCGACGCCTTCCCGAACACTCACCACCTGGAGTGCGTCGCCTTGCTCACGAAGACCGGCTCCGACCTGCGGTGACGCACATCGGTGTATGGCGCCGAGGTCGAAATCGCCGGTGGCGACACGCCCTTGGGCCTCGTCACGTGTCGTCGGCACGCCGCCCAGCGCGATGGCAGCTGGTTCGCGAGGCACCTGTGGAAGGTGGCTCGGAGGCGCGGTCGACGCCGGTGGCCCGGTCGGCTCGACGGCTCCCGGCGGCGCTACGGTGGCCGCGGTCCGGCCTGGCGGCCCGCCCGGTTCCGCGCCCGGGCAGCCAGGTATCTTGATGTCAAGAGATTGTGCGCGAGTGCGCCGCCGGGCGCAGGAGGACGAGGTCGACGATGGCGAGCAAGGACAGCTTCGGTGCCCGGGGCACACTCGAATCCGGCGGGACGTCGTACGAGATCTTCCGGATCGCTGCGGTCGACGGCTCGCAGCGGCTGCCCTTCACTCACAAGGTGTTGCTGGAGAACCTGTTGCGCACCGAGGACGGTGCCAACGTCACCGCCGCGCAGATCTCCTCGCTCGGGTCGTGGGACCCGACGTCGGAGCCGACCGAGGAGATCCAGTTCTCGCCGGCCCGGGTGATCATGCAGGACTTCACCGGCGTGCCGTGTGTGGTCGACCTCGCCACCATGCGGGAAGCGGTGCGTGACCTCGGCGGCGATCCGGCGCGCATCAACCCGCTGGCCCCGGCCGAGCTGGTGATCGACCACTCCGTCATCGCCGACCACTTCGGCACCCCGCAGGCCCTCGACCTCAACGTCAGCCTCGAATACGAGCGCAACCGCGAGCGGTATCAGTTCCTGCGCTGGGGGCAGACGGCGTTCGACGAGTTCAAGGTCGTGCCACCCGGCACCGGCATCGTGCACCAGGTCAACATCGAACACCTGGCCCGCGTGGTGATGGTCCGCAACGGCCAGGCGTACCCGGACAGCTGCGTCGGGACCGACTCGCACACCACGATGGTCAACGGGCTGGGCGTCCTCGGTTGGGGCGTGGGCGGTATTGAGGCCGAGGCCGCCATGCTCGGGCAGCCGGTGTCGATGCTCATCCCGCGCGTCGTGGGTTTCAAACTCAGCGGAGAACTGCCGGCCGGCGCGACGGCGACCGACCTCGTGCTCACCATCACCGAGATGCTGCGACAGCACGGGGTCGTCGGGAAGTTCGTGGAGTTCTACGGTTCCGGTGTCGCCGCCGTCTCCCTGGCCAACCGCGCGACCATCGGAAACATGAGCCCGGAGTACGGCTCGACCGCCGCGATCTTCCCGGTCGACGACGAGACGCTGGCGTACCTGCGGCTCACCGGCCGCGACGAGGCCCAGGTCGCGTTGATCGAGGCGTACGCCAAGGCGCAGGGCCTGTGGCACGACTCGGCCCACGAACCGGTGTACTCGGAGTACCTGGAACTGGATCTCGGGCAGGTCGTCCCGTCGTTGGCCGGACCGAAGCGTCCGCAGGACCGCGTGGCGTTGGCGGCTGCTCGCACCAGCTTCCGCGAGGCCCTCACCAACTACACCGGCGACGGCGTGCAGACCGCCCTCGACGAGGGCGTGGCCGAGACGTTCCCGGCCAGCGACCCGGTGGCGGTCGACGTCGCCGAGCCGGCGCCGGTGGTCCACTCCGCGGCGCACGGCTCGAACGGTCGTCCGTCCCGGCCGACGCAGGTCCAGTTCGCCGACGGCCGCAGCTGCGTGATCGACCACGGCGCGGTCGTGATCGCGGCCATCACGTCGTGCACCAACACCTCCAACCCCGAGGTGATGATCGGTGCGGGCCTGCTGGCGAAGAACGCCGTCGAGCGCGGCCTGGTGACCAAACCGTGGGTCAAGACCACGCTCGGCCCCGGATCCAAGGTCGTCACGGACTACTACGACAAGGCGGGCCTGACGCCGTACCTGGACAAGCTCGGGTTCAACGTCGTCGGGTACGGCTGCACGACCTGCATCGGCAACTCCGGCCCGCTGCCGGACGAGGTCAGCGCCGCGGTCAACGCCAGCGACCTCGCCGTGGTCAGTGTGTTGTCGGGCAACCGGAACTTCGAGGGCCGGATCAATCCCGACGTGAAGATGAACTACCTGGCCTCGCCGCCGCTGGTCGTCGCGTACGCGCTGGCCGGTTCCATGGACATCGACATCACCACCGAGCCGCTGGGTACCGACCCCGCCGGCAAGCCGGTGTACCTCACCGACGTCTGGCCGACCGCGCAGCAGGTGCAGGCGGTCATCGATTCGTGTATCGACGCGGAGATGTTCTCCAGCAAGTACGCCGACGTGTTCGCCGGTGACAGCCGGTGGCAGGAACTGCCGACCCCGCGGGGGAACACGTTCGACTGGAACGGTGACTCCACGTACATCCGGAAGCCGCCGTACTTCGAGGGCATGCCGCTGCAGCCCCAACCGGTGTCCGACCTCACCGGTGCCCGGGTGCTGGCCAAGCTGGGCGACTCGGTCACCACGGACCACATCTCGCCGGCGGGCTCCATCAAAGCCGACTCGCCGGCCGGGCGGTACCTGCAGGAACACGGCGTCGCGAAATCGGACTTCAACTCCTACGGCTCCCGGCGAGGCAACCACGAGGTGATGATCCGGGGCACGTTCGCCAACATCCGGTTGCGCAACCAGTTGCTGGACGGCGTCGAGGGCGGCTACACCGTCGACCTGCTCGACCCGGCCAAGCCGCAGGTCTTCATCTACGACGCTGCGCAGTCATACGCCGCCGCCGGAGTGCCGCTGGTGATCCTGGCAGGCAAGGAGTACGGGTCCGGCTCGTCGCGTGACTGGGCGGCGAAGGGCACCGCACTGCTGGGCGTGAAAGCGGTGATCGCCGAGTCCTACGAGCGGATCCACCGCTCCAACCTGATCGGGATGGGCGTCCTGCCGCTGCAGTACCTGCCGGGTCAGGATGCTGCCGTGCTGGGACTGACCGGCGAGGAGACGTTCGCGGTCAGCGGTGTGGTCGAACTCAACGAGGGCCGCATTCCCCGGCAGGTTGCGGTGGAGGCGGTCAAGGAGGACGGCACGGTCACCGAGTTCACCGCCACGCTGCGGATCGACACCCCCGGTGAGGCGGACTACTACCGCCACGGCGGGATCCTGCAGTACGTCCTGCGGTCCCTGCTGTGACAGCTGCGGTCGCCGCACCGCGCGGCTGAGCGACCGCACCCGTCACGGACGACGTCGATGAGCGTGACGCCGCCGGGCTGGCCGCCGGCACTGCCGGCACCCGGGCACGCTCAGCTGCCTGCCCGGGCCGTGGCGTGGCTGCTGGACCAGGGCCCGCCGGAACTGCGCGGGTACGCCGTGCTGCGCGCCCACCCGGTGGCGCTCGCCCGCGTCGTGGCCCACCACGTCGAGGCCTGCCTGGACGGCGCCCGGCAGACCTACGCCGGTGTCCGGCGCGAACTCGGCGAGCTGCTGCCCCCGGAGGCGGTGGCCGCCGTCCTCGTGGCCGTCGAGGCCGAGGGGACGCGGCTGGTGGCGCTGCAGCGCGAGGTGGACCTGGTCGAACGTGCCTTGCGCGGCCAGACGTGGCGGCCACGGCTGGGCCCCGGCTGACCGGCCGCCGGATGCCCCGCGGTCGCCGGGGGGCCGCCGTACACTCGGGGCGGCACCGATCAGGGACGGAAGGGGACCCGCGTGGGCCTGCTCGACGGCATCGGCTCACCGGAGGACCTGCGCCGGCTGGCACCGGAGGCGATGCCCGCGCTCGCCGACGAGATCCGGGCAGTCCTGGTCGACCAGGTCACTCGATCCGGCGGGCACCTGGGGCCCAACCTCGGCGTCGTCGAGTTGACCATCGCGCTGCATCGGGTGTTCCGCTCCCCGGGTGACGCGATTCTGTTCGACACCGGCCACCAGGCGTACGTGCACAAGATGCTGACCGGCCGGCAGACCGGATTCGGCCGGCTCCGCAAGCAGGGCGGGCTGTCCGGCTACCCGTCACGGGCGGAGAGCCCGCACGACGTGATCGAGAACTCTCACGCGTCGACCTCGCTGGCCTACGCCGACGGGATCGCCAAGGGCTGGCAGCGCAGCGGCGAACTCGGTCAGCGGCACGTCGTCGCCGTGATCGGCGACGGCGCGCTGACCGGCGGGATGGCGTGGGAGGCGCTGAACAACATCGCCGCGGCCAAGGACCGGCCCGTGGTCATCGTGGTGAACGACAACGAGCGGTCCTACTCCACCACGATCGGCGGCCTGGCCCACCACCTGGCCACCCTGCGCACGACCCGCGGGTACGAGCGGTTCCTGCTGTGGGGCAAGCGTTTCCTGCGCCGTACGCCGGTCGTCGGGCCGCCGGTCTACGAGACGCTGCACGGGGTGAAGAAGGGCATCAAGGACGTCGTCGCGCCGCAGGGAATGTTCGAGGACCTGGGCCTGAAGTACGTCGGTCCGGTCGATGGGCACGACGTCGCGGCACTCGAACACGCGCTGCGCCGGGCCAAGGGTTACGCCGGTCCCGTGATCGTGCACGCGATCACCGAGAAGGGCCACGGGTACCGTCCTGCGGTCGAGGACGAGGCCGACCGGTTCCACTCGGTGGCGGCCTGCGACCCGGACACCGGTCTGCCGCCGGCCGGCGGCGCCACCAGCTGGACCGCCGTGTTCGCCGCCACCCTGGTCGAGCTGGGGCGGGAGCGCGACGACATCGTGGCGATCACCGCAGCGATGCCGGGTCCGACCGGTCTGGACGTCTTCGGGCGGGCGTTCCCGGGTCGCTGCTACGACGTCGGGATCGCCGAGCAGCACGCCGTGACCTCGGCCGCCGGGCTGGCGTTCACCGGCCTGCACCCGGTCGTCGCGGTCTACGCGACCTTCCTCAACCGGGCGTACGACCAGGTGCTGCTGGACGTGGCGCTGCACCGCGCTCCGGTGACGTTCGCCCTCGACCGCGCCGGCGTGACCGGCGAAGACGGGCCCAGCCACAACGGCGTCTGGGACCTGGCCCTGCTGTCGGCCGTTCCCGGCTTGCGAGTCGCCGCGCCCCGTGACGGGGACGAGTTGGCGGCGCTGCTGCGTGAGGCGGTCGGTGTCGACGACGGCCCGACCGTCGTCCGGTTCCCGAAAGGGGCGGTGCCGCCTGCCCAGCCGAGCCTGCAGCGTACGGGCGGCTGTGATCTCCTCCGGCTGCCGGCGACGTCGGACACCCCGGCCGACGTGCTGGTGGTGAGCGTGGGCGGCCTGGCCGGGCTGTGCCTCGCCGTGGCCGACCGGCTGGCCGACCACGGCGTCTCGGTCACCGTCCTCGACCCCCGCTGGGTGCTGCCGGTGCCGGCCGAGGTGACGGCCCGAGCGGCCCACCACCGGCTCGTGGTGACCGTCGAGGACGGTGTGCGGATGGGTGGGGTCGGCAGCGCCGTCGCCCTGGCCCTGCAGGACGCCGGGGTCGGGACACCGGTCCGTTGCTTCGGCCTGCCTGCGTCGTTCCTGGCTCAGGGCAGCCGGGCCGAGGTGCTCGCCGACAACGGTTTGACGGCCCAGGACATCGCCCGCGCGGTCGTCGAAGAGGTCGCGCATCTGGACGAGTACCGCGCCGCTCCGGCCGGTCCGCTCGGCGCCCTCGCCGACGAAGGCCACCCGGCCGACGGCTGACCGGTCAGCCCGCCGGCCACCGCTGCGGCGGCTGGACGTAGTCGCCGATCACCGGATCGGCGACGGCCGGCGTCCGCGGGTCGCCGCCGTACCGCACCTGCACGATCTCGTCCGCGGTGATCAGGATGGGACGGTCGAAACCGCGCTCGTGCGGCTCGGTGAGGGCGGCGGCTGCCAGGGCGAACGCCGGGTCGAGCCGGCGCAGGTCCAGCCAGCCGCGGTGGCGCGCCGGAACGGCGGCCGGCCGCATCCGGGCCGGATCGTCGGCGACGATCGCCCGGCGGAATGTCGCGGACGCCAGCAGGGTCACCACGTCGACCTCGCCGACCGGCCGCAGCGGGGTGTCGGGGTTGCGGCGGTGCCGCTCGGCGGCGAGCGCGCCGAGCCGGGCCAGGTGGTACTCGGCCCGGTCGGCAGCGGCGAACGCGTCCCAGGCCGTGCCCCGTACCACCGGTTCCAGGAGTGGTTGGACGGTGTTCGGCGGCGGATCGCGCAGGTCGATCACGCCGCCGTCGTCGAGCGGATTCGGTTGCGGCACAAGGCCGACTCCCACGTCGAGGCAGCCGCCCAGGACGCTGCGGTGCGGCCAGCCCGGTCCGGGGTGCAGGACGTGCCCGCGGGGGAGTGCCACCGGCCTGACCCGGTCGAGCAGCGCATCGGGCGCCGCCAACGCCAGCTGGCGTAGGGCAACCGCGGCGCGGAACCGTTCGGCGCCGGCGCGGGGCTCGCCGTACGCCGCCGACAGCAGCGCGCCGACGTCCTGCCATGCCAACTGCCACGTCGTGCCTTCGATGGCCACGTCGACGCCGTCATCGGCTGGCGTCACCTCGACGTCGTGCAGGACGGCGGCCGCCAGCACGGCCCGGCGCAGCGCCGTCACCTGCCCGTCGCCGGTCATGCCAGCACGATAGGAACGCGGCCGGTTCGGAATCGACCGCCTGCGGGGTGACCGAGGTCGCTGTGTGTCAGTACCCGATCACGTCAGGCGGAGCGCCGAGTCTGCTTGCGGTTCAAGCCGAAGCAGGGGAGTGCGACTCGGCCCGGGGGTTCGGTGTGGCGGGTGCGGCGGGACGGTACGGCCGGAAGTACAGCACCATGACCGGGACTAGGTAGCCGACCCAGGCCACCAGTTCGAGCCACGTGGTGGCCGGCGAGAAGTTGAAGATTCCCTTGAGCAGCGTGCCGTACCAGCTCGACGGCGGAACGGCGCTGCTGACGTCGAACGCGAGCGAGTTCAGCCCCGGCAGGATCCCCGCCTCCTGCAGGTCGTGTACGCCGTACGACAGGACCCCCGCGGCGATGAGGATGAGCAGCGCGCCGGTCCAGCGGAAGAACACGGCGAGGTTGAGCTTCAGCGCCCCGCGGTAGATCAGCCAGCCCAGGACGACGGCGACCAGCAGACCGAGGATCGCGCCGATGATCGGCCCTGTGCCAGAAGACGTCCCGGCCGCCTGAGTGTTCGTCCAGAGGAACAGAGCCGTTTCGAGTCCCTCACGGCCGACGGCGAGGAAGGCGACCAGCGCGAGGGCGAACGCGCCGGCGTCGAGGGCCGCGGCCAGCTGTCCCTGCAACTCGCCCTTGAGTTGGCGTGACGCGCGCCGCATCCAGAAGACCATCCAGGTCACGAATCCGACCGCGATGATCGACAGGACGCCGCCGAACGCCTCCTGCGCCTCGAACGTCAGCGAGCGGGAGGTGAAGGTCAGCAGGGCACCGAACGACAGCGACAGGACCAGGGCCAGCCCGATCCCGGCCCAGACCCACGGCAGCTTGCGGCGGTTGCCGGTACGTACCAGGTAGGCCACGAGGATGCCCACCACCAGCGAGGCTTCGAGCCCTTCCCGGAGCCCGATGAGGAAGTTCGGGTACGCGTAGGTCATGGGACGCCCTCCAGTGCGTGGGCCTACGGTAAGGCATACCTACTTTGGGGCGCGGACTGCCTACGGGCAGGGCGTCGGGCCGGACCGGTGGGCCGCCGCGCTGGTCGGGGCGTCGACAGAACGCTTCGGCAGGAGCCGGGTCCGCAGGCGGCCGCGTCAGTCAGGTGGTTGCGCGGCGGCGGTCAAGGCGGCCACGACCGGGCCGGTGATCAGCTCGACCTGCCACGGCCGCGCGCCGTGCTGACGGAAGTGGTCCGCGACCGTGCCGGCGTCGATGGGGTCCGGCGGGGTCCAGCACAGCCGGCGCAGGGTGTCGGGCGCGAGCAGGTTCTCGACCGGGGTGGCCCACCGCTCCGACAGTTCCGCCATGGCCGCCCGGCACGCCGCCAGCCGGCCGGCGGCCGCGGGGTCGCGATCAGGCCACGCGCGCGCCGGCGGCGGACCGACCGGGACCCGGCTGTTCGCCGGCAAGGCGGCCTCGGGTTCGGCGAGCGCGCGTTCGACGGCCTCCCACCACAGCCGGCTGTGCCGCCGCTGGCCCCGTCCGGCGAACTCGGGCAGCGCGACGAGGGCCGCTTCGGAGGACGGCATCGCCAGTGCGGCAGCGACGATCGCGAGGTCGGGCAGCACGCGGCCGGGGCTGATGTCGCGTGCCTGGCCGGCGCGGTCGCGGGCCTCCCACAGCGACCGGGCCACCGCGAGCTGGCGCCGGCTCCGGATCCGGTGGAGGCCGGACGTCCGTCGCCACGGATCCACCCGGGGCGGCGGCGGTCCAGCGGCCACGATCGCGGCGAACTCCTGTTCGGCCCAGCCGGTCTTCCCTTGCTCGGCCAGTTGGGTCGCCAGGACGTCGCGCAGTTCGACCAGAACCTCGACATCGAGTGCGGCATACCGCAGCCAGGGTTCGGGCAGCGGCCGGGTCGACCAGTCAGCCGCCGCGTGACCCTTCTCCAGGAGCAGACCGAGTTCGGATTCCACGAGCGCGCCGAGCCCCACCCGCGAGTGGCCGAGCAGCCGGCCGGCCAGCTCGGTGTCGAACACGCTGGACGGCCGCATCCCCAGTTCGGCCAGGCACGGCAGGTCCTGCGAGGCGGCGTGGACCACCCACTCCGTGGTGGCGAGGGCCGCGCCGACCGCCGAGAGGTCCCGCAGTGGCACGGGGTCGATGAGCACCGTGCCGGCGCCTGCCCGGCGCAGCTGGACGAGGTACGCCCGCTGCCCGTAGCGGTAACCCGACGCCCGCTCGGCATCGACCGCCACCGGGCCGCTGCCGGCGGCCAAGCGTCGTACGGCGAGCTGCAGGTCTTCCGGATCGCACACCACCGGCGGGACACCGTCACGCGGTGCCAGCAGCGGAACGGCTGTCGGAGCTGTGGCGGGGGAGTGCGGTGGGGTGGGCGGTTCGTCGCCGGCTACCGCCACGTCACTCATCCGGGCCAATGTAGCGCCGCGGCCTGTCGCGACAGCTTCGCGGCAGGCCCCAGCCGCTGCGGGTCGTGGCAGCTGTCAGCGAACCAGACCGGATCGCATCGCCAACGCCACCATCTCGGCCCGGTCCCCGGTCCCCAGCTTCCGGGCGATCCGGGCGAGGTGGCTCTTGACCGTCAGAGCGGACAGGCCGAGTTCCTCGCCGACCTGCTTGTTGCTGCGACCATCCGAAACCAGTTGGAGCACTTCGACTTCGCGGGCCGACAACTCGTCCGGCGTGCCCGTGCGCTGCCGGCTGCGCGGGACGACGGCTGTGGCGCCGGCCGGGCCGGTGCTCTCCGGGATCACGACGTAGCCCCGGACCCCGGCGGCCAGCGCGGCGCGTACCGCGTAGGGGTCGTCCCGGCCGGTGAGCACCACGATCCGCTTCCAGCCCACCTGGCGCAGATCCTGCAGCAGCGGCAGGACGGGGGAGTCCGGCAGTGATGCGTCGACGACGCACAGATCGTGGGCGCCTTCGGTGCGGCCCCGCACCCGTGCCTCGGCCGCACTGGCCGCCTCGACGACCTCGCGGGCACCGAGGCCACGCAACCGGGCGACCATCGCGACCCGTCGTTGCGGCGAGGAACTGACCACCATCGCGGTGAAGCGGTGGCGGGACATGGCCGTAAGCGGTCCACCCGGGCGTTCGACGACGGCGACCACCGGACCTCCTCGCTGTGGACCGCCCGGGCGGCGGCGACACCACAGTCATCGGCCTGCGGCTGGGGATGCTTGAACCGGCCGTCCGGGCGATCCGGGCAGTACCGACGGTGACGGAGCGCAAGGGGCGACGCCGCCGGGCCTTGAGCCGCACCGGACTTGCAGCCGTGCCGCGCTGTCCAGCCGGCCTCCCACCGGCACCGGCCTCCCACCGGCACCGGCCTCCCACCGGCACCGGCCTCCCACCGGCACCGGCCTGTCAGCGGCAGCGGGTTCTCAGCGGCGCCGTGGCCCCGGCAGGGACGCGACGCCTTGCGGGACCGGGGGCAGGCCGGCGGCGGTCGCGAGCAGGTCGGCCCACGCCTGGGCGTGGGGGGCAAGGTCGGGTCCGGCCGGGGTCCAGGACGCCCGGATCTCGATCTGTCCTTCGACCGGACGCTCGGCCATCGCGCCGAAGGACACCGAGCTGGTTCGGGTGACCGTGCCGCCCAGGACGCGCTCGTCGGCGACTGCGCTGTCCAGCGACTCCCGGACCCAGGTCCAGCCGACGTCCGGCAGCAGCGGATCGGAGGCCATTTCCGGCTCGAGGCGGGCCCGCACGAAGGCCACGACGCGGAAGGTGCCGTCCCATGCCTCGTGACCGGCCGGATCGTGCAGCACGACCAGGCGGCCGCTGGCCACCTCCTCGTCGTCGTCGACGATCTCGGCCACGAGGGCGACGGCGTACGGCGCGAGCCGATGCGGCGCCGGGGCCTCGTGGACGTCGATCTCGTCGCGGTACCGCACCGTGCCCAGCGACGCCAACGCGGTGCGGAAGCTCAGCGGAGCGTCGGGGTCGGCCGACGGGCGAGCGTCCGGGCCCTGCGGGTACGTCACGCCGCCACGGTACGGCGCACAGGCAGTCAGGACCGTGCACGGCGCGGCGGGGAAACGTGTCGCGCCCCCTAGGGTGAGCGGCCGTGCCCATCGTCCTGGCGTTGCTGTGCAGCCTGTCCTGGGGCACCTCGGATTTCCTCGGCGGCACCCTCAGTCGTCGCCGCGCCGCGCTGGCCGTGGTCGGCGGCTCCCAGGCGTTCGGTCTGGCGTTCATGCTGCTCATCGCGTCGACGTCGGGATCCTGGTCCACCGACCGTGGCTACGTGGGCTGGGCGATTCTGGCGAGCGTGACCGGCGTCGGCGGTCTGTTGTGTTTCTACCCGGCGCTCGCGGCCGGGACGATGGGCATCGTCGCGCCGATCGCCGCCCTGGGCGTCCTGGTCCCGCTGGCCGCCGGCTTGCTGCGCGGCGAGGCGCCGGGCGGGCCGGCGGTTCTGGGGATCGTGCTGGCGGTCGCCGGCGTCGTCCTCGCCTCCGGCCCGGAACTGTCCGGCGGTGCCCCGCGGCGGCCGATCCTGCTCGCGTCGGCGGCCGCTGCCCTGTTCGGGCTGTCCCTGCTCGCCCTCGCCCACGGCAGCGAGACCTCGGCGATCATGACGATGACCGGGATGCGCATCACCACGTTCGTGTTCTTCCTCGCCGTACTGCTGGCGGTCCGCAACGTCGGGGGGCTGCGGCCGGTGGACCTGCCGTTGCTGGCCACCACCGGACTGCTCGACGTCCTCGCCAACCTGGCGTACGGCCTGGCGTCCACCGAGGGCCTGCTGTCGATCGTGTCGGTGCTGGGCTCCATGTACCCGGTCGTCACCGTGGTGCTGGCCTGGTGGTTCCACGGTGAGCGGCTCCGCGCGGTGCAGTACGCCGGGGTCGGCTCCGTCGTGGCGGGCATCGTGCTGATCGCTGCTGGCGACGTCCTCGGCTGACCGTGCGACGATCTGGTGCGATGACCCCTGCGACTGCTGCGACGTCGGCTGCCCGGTTGCCGGCAGCCCACCCGCTCGTCGACGGCC comes from the Actinomycetota bacterium genome and includes:
- a CDS encoding APC family permease: MCTALSRRTGSCCPAPPGAAQHATRHRRGGCVTGALSFAGVAVTDVFKRLLVGRALRSDRLGETLLPKRIALPVFASDALSSNAYATQEILMVLSLGGLSYYSYGPWVAAAVVLIYFTVVASYRQNVHAYPSGGGDYEVVSTNLGPRAGVFVASALLVDYVLTVAVSISSAVANLSSAFPFFDAHTVWWAVGIIAVLAFMNLRGVRESGTAFAIPTYGFMISIFVMVAVAIGRVASGATLSAESAGWDIRPEGTYAGLALLFLVARSFSSGTTALTGIEAIANGVPAFRKPKSRNAATTLLLLGVISMAMFVGITWLAMLTGVKVTEFDQDLIGLPAGQEQKTVIVQVAQAVFGSFGVGVIVVSLMTALILALAANTAFNGFPVLGSILARDGYLPRQLHTRGDRLAYSNGILMLSLLAIVLVIVYQAEVSSLIQLYIVGVFVSFTLSQTGMVRHWTRHLRTETDARVRRQMKRSRAINAFGLSMTGTVLVIVLLTKFTRGAWIVCIAMPLLYVLMQAVRRHYDRVAMELVPDDDEKVVLPSRVIALVLVSKIHKPALRALAYARATRPTVLEAITVNVDSEETARLAVEWDRRDIPVPLKVLDSPFREITRPIVEYVRSLRRDSPRDLVTVYIPEYVVGRWWEQLLHNQSALRLKGRLLFTPGVMVVSVPWQLASSERVARRPEPEGPGAVRRGSPTAAAADRVVEAEYRTPPGRDA
- the acnA gene encoding aconitate hydratase AcnA — translated: MASKDSFGARGTLESGGTSYEIFRIAAVDGSQRLPFTHKVLLENLLRTEDGANVTAAQISSLGSWDPTSEPTEEIQFSPARVIMQDFTGVPCVVDLATMREAVRDLGGDPARINPLAPAELVIDHSVIADHFGTPQALDLNVSLEYERNRERYQFLRWGQTAFDEFKVVPPGTGIVHQVNIEHLARVVMVRNGQAYPDSCVGTDSHTTMVNGLGVLGWGVGGIEAEAAMLGQPVSMLIPRVVGFKLSGELPAGATATDLVLTITEMLRQHGVVGKFVEFYGSGVAAVSLANRATIGNMSPEYGSTAAIFPVDDETLAYLRLTGRDEAQVALIEAYAKAQGLWHDSAHEPVYSEYLELDLGQVVPSLAGPKRPQDRVALAAARTSFREALTNYTGDGVQTALDEGVAETFPASDPVAVDVAEPAPVVHSAAHGSNGRPSRPTQVQFADGRSCVIDHGAVVIAAITSCTNTSNPEVMIGAGLLAKNAVERGLVTKPWVKTTLGPGSKVVTDYYDKAGLTPYLDKLGFNVVGYGCTTCIGNSGPLPDEVSAAVNASDLAVVSVLSGNRNFEGRINPDVKMNYLASPPLVVAYALAGSMDIDITTEPLGTDPAGKPVYLTDVWPTAQQVQAVIDSCIDAEMFSSKYADVFAGDSRWQELPTPRGNTFDWNGDSTYIRKPPYFEGMPLQPQPVSDLTGARVLAKLGDSVTTDHISPAGSIKADSPAGRYLQEHGVAKSDFNSYGSRRGNHEVMIRGTFANIRLRNQLLDGVEGGYTVDLLDPAKPQVFIYDAAQSYAAAGVPLVILAGKEYGSGSSRDWAAKGTALLGVKAVIAESYERIHRSNLIGMGVLPLQYLPGQDAAVLGLTGEETFAVSGVVELNEGRIPRQVAVEAVKEDGTVTEFTATLRIDTPGEADYYRHGGILQYVLRSLL
- a CDS encoding class I SAM-dependent RNA methyltransferase, with translation MQPGAEFVVEVGPVAHGGHCVARHDGQVVFVRHALPGERVRVVVTGVGARGRYLRADAVAVLAGAAGRRTPPCPHAGPGRCGGCDWQHAVPELQRDLKAAVVREQLERLGGVHGPLVDAIQVEPVAGDDGGLGWRSRVRWGVDEDGRPGLRRHRSHDLEVIEHCPLVTAGVDRTGASRTRWPAAQEVHVVASAVGDRVVTATPAGSPQPALSGDVVVHTGGPAPRVRERAAGRTWRVSATGFWQAHPGAADAFVAAVAAYLQPRPGEHLLDLYCGVGLFAGALAASLGPGGRVDAVEADGQACADARRNLHDLPTVRLHHDRVERWWTSRAAPKRCDLVVLDPPRSGAGEAVLRGLVRRRPRAVAYVACDPAALARDVRTMGSFGYVLQAVRAFDAFPNTHHLECVALLTKTGSDLR